The following proteins are co-located in the Candidatus Hydrogenedentota bacterium genome:
- the gdhA gene encoding NADP-specific glutamate dehydrogenase, with the protein MDAKKILHHLEAKHAGETEYLQAVYEVLTSIESVYNEHPEFEKAKIAERIVEPDRIFTFKIPWMDDQNEIHVNLGYRIHFNNAIGPYKGGIRFHPSVNLSILKFLGFEQTFKNALTTLPMGGGKGGSDFDPRGKSDVEIMRFCQSFMLELWRHIGERTDVPAGDIGVGAREIGYMYGMYRKLARANTGSFTGKGLEFGGSVIRPEATGFGAMYFLKNALENRNDTVAGKTIALSGFGLVAWGAALKAKELGAKVVSISGPDGYIYDEAGVSGEKIDFMVALRDSRNDVVAPYAEKFGATFHPGKKPWELKVDIVMPCATQNELNKEDAEKIIANKVKFVAEVSNMGCTAEAVDLFIKNKVFFGPGKAVNAGGVAISGLEMTQNAMHLSWSAEDVNNKLKQIMRNIHEQCLKYGTESDGYINYMKGANIAGFLKVARAMVAQGVI; encoded by the coding sequence ATGGACGCAAAAAAGATACTCCACCATTTAGAGGCGAAGCACGCCGGCGAAACCGAATATTTGCAGGCAGTTTATGAAGTGTTGACCAGTATTGAATCGGTCTATAATGAACACCCCGAATTTGAAAAAGCTAAAATAGCGGAAAGAATCGTAGAGCCCGACCGCATATTCACCTTCAAAATTCCGTGGATGGATGACCAAAATGAAATTCATGTCAATCTGGGCTATCGCATTCATTTCAACAATGCTATTGGGCCCTATAAAGGCGGCATTCGCTTCCATCCCTCTGTCAACCTTTCCATTTTAAAATTTTTGGGCTTCGAACAAACCTTTAAAAATGCCCTGACCACGCTGCCCATGGGCGGCGGTAAAGGGGGTTCTGATTTCGATCCCCGCGGCAAATCAGACGTAGAAATCATGCGCTTCTGCCAAAGCTTTATGTTGGAACTGTGGCGTCATATCGGCGAACGAACCGATGTACCTGCCGGAGATATTGGTGTCGGCGCACGGGAAATCGGTTATATGTATGGTATGTATCGCAAATTGGCCCGTGCCAATACAGGTAGTTTCACCGGCAAAGGCTTGGAGTTTGGCGGATCGGTGATCCGTCCGGAAGCGACGGGCTTCGGCGCTATGTACTTCCTCAAGAATGCCCTCGAAAATCGGAACGATACAGTGGCGGGCAAAACAATCGCCCTATCCGGTTTCGGTCTTGTCGCATGGGGCGCCGCCTTGAAAGCAAAGGAATTGGGCGCTAAAGTGGTGTCTATATCCGGGCCTGACGGCTACATCTACGATGAAGCGGGCGTATCGGGAGAAAAAATTGATTTCATGGTTGCCCTGCGGGATTCACGAAATGATGTCGTTGCTCCCTATGCGGAGAAATTCGGCGCCACCTTCCACCCGGGTAAAAAGCCTTGGGAATTAAAAGTGGATATTGTCATGCCCTGCGCCACGCAAAATGAATTAAATAAAGAAGACGCCGAGAAGATCATTGCCAACAAAGTAAAATTTGTTGCCGAAGTGTCAAATATGGGATGCACAGCCGAAGCCGTGGATCTCTTTATTAAGAACAAAGTATTCTTTGGCCCCGGCAAAGCGGTGAATGCAGGCGGTGTAGCGATTTCCGGTCTTGAAATGACCCAAAATGCCATGCACTTATCTTGGTCTGCCGAAGATGTGAACAACAAACTGAAACAAATCATGCGCAACATTCATGAGCAATGCTTGAAATATGGAACCGAAAGCGACGGTTATATCAATTACATGAAAGGCGCAAATATCGCCGGATTTCTTAAAGTCGCACGGGCCATGGTCGCGCAAGGTGTCATATAA
- a CDS encoding thiamine pyrophosphate-binding protein — protein sequence MNPRLLSGNQAVAWAATHLSVALGTGYPGTPSTEILENFSLLGGKAQWAPNEKVALEVGIGAAFGGARALITMKHVGVNVAADPLFTVAYTGVQGGLVLISADDPGLSSSQNEQDNRRYAVAASVMMLEPADAQEAYDFLFDAFTLSEKWKLPVLFRMTTRVCHSRGIVKPRAPQPPTESPHFVRDRAAYVMIPAYARPAHKRMREKMNAILAWNESTPLNKIVDGDADLGIVTAGVSFQHVREAAPHAKVLKLGMTYPLPVELIREFRNSVKRCIVIEEGDPYMADAIRAAGIECESKPEQYRFGELNIPRVRRILANDTSEEAALPKGKPPELCSGCPHRMAFAVMKKFDCIISGDIGCYTLSVLPPFETQDSCVCMGASIGVGLGMRHVLPDAEARRVVSVIGDSTFMHSGLTGIAEMVYNPPKTGHVVVVLDNGTTAMTGMQEHPGTGRTLDHNQTNQILIEDVARAMGVPNVHVIHNTSGFEKAFRESLAKDELSFLVLRKVCRLAEPKLKQYLLATES from the coding sequence TTGAACCCCCGTTTATTAAGTGGTAACCAAGCGGTAGCCTGGGCTGCCACCCATCTGAGTGTTGCTTTGGGTACAGGATACCCCGGCACCCCTTCCACTGAGATCTTGGAGAATTTTTCTCTTTTAGGCGGAAAAGCGCAATGGGCGCCCAATGAAAAAGTGGCGTTGGAAGTGGGAATCGGCGCTGCTTTCGGCGGCGCCCGTGCCCTCATAACCATGAAACATGTGGGCGTGAATGTGGCAGCTGATCCTTTGTTTACCGTTGCCTATACGGGCGTGCAGGGCGGCTTAGTATTAATTTCCGCTGACGATCCCGGACTCTCTTCCAGTCAAAATGAACAAGACAATCGACGCTATGCCGTGGCGGCAAGCGTGATGATGCTTGAGCCTGCCGACGCGCAGGAAGCCTATGATTTTCTCTTTGACGCCTTCACCTTGTCCGAAAAATGGAAACTGCCGGTTCTATTCCGAATGACCACCCGTGTTTGCCACTCCCGGGGAATCGTCAAGCCCCGCGCGCCGCAGCCCCCTACTGAATCACCCCATTTCGTACGCGACAGAGCAGCCTATGTGATGATCCCCGCCTATGCACGGCCTGCCCATAAACGTATGCGCGAAAAAATGAACGCTATCTTGGCATGGAATGAGAGCACCCCCTTGAATAAGATCGTCGATGGCGATGCAGATTTGGGCATTGTGACCGCCGGGGTTTCTTTTCAACACGTACGCGAAGCAGCCCCTCACGCAAAAGTTTTGAAACTGGGGATGACCTATCCACTGCCCGTCGAATTAATCCGCGAATTTCGGAACTCGGTGAAGCGCTGCATTGTCATTGAAGAAGGCGATCCCTACATGGCGGATGCCATACGTGCAGCAGGCATTGAATGCGAAAGCAAGCCCGAACAATACCGTTTCGGTGAGCTGAACATACCGCGGGTACGCCGCATTTTGGCGAATGACACGAGCGAAGAAGCGGCTTTGCCCAAAGGCAAACCTCCTGAACTCTGTTCTGGCTGTCCCCATCGCATGGCTTTCGCGGTCATGAAAAAATTCGACTGCATCATTTCCGGGGACATCGGATGCTATACCTTGAGCGTGTTGCCGCCATTTGAAACGCAAGATTCCTGTGTATGTATGGGCGCAAGCATCGGCGTGGGCTTGGGAATGCGCCACGTCCTTCCCGACGCGGAAGCCAGGCGCGTGGTCAGCGTGATCGGTGACAGCACCTTCATGCACAGCGGACTCACAGGCATTGCGGAAATGGTCTATAACCCGCCGAAGACAGGTCATGTCGTGGTGGTTCTCGACAACGGCACCACTGCCATGACGGGTATGCAGGAACACCCCGGCACCGGGCGCACCTTAGATCATAACCAAACCAATCAAATTCTAATTGAAGATGTGGCGCGTGCCATGGGCGTGCCCAATGTCCATGTAATTCATAATACGAGCGGCTTTGAAAAAGCCTTCCGCGAAAGTCTTGCCAAAGATGAATTAAGCTTTCTTGTTCTACGAAAAGTCTGCCGCCTCGCAGAACCTAAACTGAAACAATACCTACTGGCTACGGAATCATAA
- a CDS encoding pyruvate ferredoxin oxidoreductase — MTDINTITNIVIAGLGGQGVIRAANILAETAFRSGLDVKQGEIHGMSQRGGSVSSDIRFGKKVYSPMVPTGEADYVLILHPDQVENNRYHTDRAERFFTVGDLKEGLEKLSDFDTDPSIPITERNCNIALLGLLSIHLPFEDAVWENAIKNNLPKKVHEENIAVFHYGKGLSPKA; from the coding sequence ATGACTGATATCAACACCATTACCAACATTGTCATTGCAGGTTTAGGCGGGCAGGGCGTCATCCGCGCCGCCAACATCTTGGCGGAAACCGCATTTCGTTCGGGATTGGACGTGAAGCAAGGCGAAATTCACGGCATGAGTCAACGGGGCGGAAGCGTCTCCAGCGACATCCGGTTTGGCAAAAAGGTGTACAGTCCCATGGTGCCCACCGGTGAGGCAGATTATGTACTCATCCTGCATCCCGACCAGGTGGAAAATAACCGCTACCATACAGACAGGGCCGAGCGCTTTTTTACTGTAGGTGATCTCAAAGAAGGGCTCGAAAAACTCAGTGATTTTGACACCGATCCCTCCATCCCCATTACCGAAAGAAATTGTAATATCGCCCTCCTCGGCTTGTTAAGCATCCACCTGCCTTTCGAAGATGCCGTCTGGGAAAATGCCATCAAAAATAATTTGCCTAAAAAAGTGCATGAAGAGAATATCGCTGTGTTCCATTACGGCAAAGGATTATCCCCCAAAGCTTAA
- a CDS encoding DUF4131 domain-containing protein: MKRDEASTGFVSMQLLNRHWVWILLWLCIGICVAACLPDFPLWLTFLFIIAPLSFFLLPLRIPRKSHLILALLFFAFGATRYGFYMQNKEGDPLSRYALGEMRVRQEFEGVVVSSSTFEPKQEYTQFVMDVHSVHRGGESAPIKGRTRVRWTRPSGPVFPGMTLRVSGRLSPHLGVVNHGMRGTEDYSRSRQIYSSVSASGNAVFLIAEASPYSFRYWAARLRQWQHDQLKTIVPEDAFPFVLGVWLGERSNITAAEYDQFVCAGTAHVLSVSGLHVAIITLSLGLLLQVLRVPRRPRNVALIIGVLFFTFMAGARVSTARAAFMICLYLSSELFNRETDVLSVLGLTACLFLGWNPQLLFDTGFLLSFGSVASILLFYSGLSDRMLFMPRLLRETLAVTLAAQLITFPIAAWHFGTVPVLGIVANFVVVPLLTGVLWLCLLSSLVAAFLPGLGLLFGHAILPLVILIKGANASVLTLPAAYVTLALPSLIALFFYVSALIGFFLWLYHPDFGRKTKLTILSLLIATLLTWNLTWKEPVVDFIDVGTGDAIFLRTPGNSTLLIDGGDSSAYADAGERIVLPFLRANRIPSLDYVVVTHADRDHIGGLFQVIKNFPVI; the protein is encoded by the coding sequence ATGAAAAGAGATGAGGCTTCTACCGGATTTGTGTCCATGCAGCTGCTGAATCGGCACTGGGTTTGGATACTGCTCTGGCTATGTATCGGCATCTGTGTTGCTGCCTGCCTCCCCGATTTCCCCCTATGGCTCACCTTTCTTTTCATCATCGCGCCCCTAAGCTTCTTCCTTTTACCGCTGCGAATTCCGAGGAAAAGCCATCTCATTTTGGCGCTTCTCTTCTTCGCCTTCGGCGCGACACGTTACGGATTCTATATGCAAAATAAAGAGGGCGACCCATTAAGCCGCTATGCACTTGGCGAAATGCGGGTACGACAAGAGTTTGAAGGGGTCGTGGTCAGCAGTTCCACCTTTGAACCCAAACAGGAGTATACGCAGTTTGTCATGGATGTTCATAGCGTCCACCGTGGAGGGGAAAGCGCGCCTATAAAAGGGCGGACACGGGTACGTTGGACACGACCTTCCGGCCCTGTATTTCCCGGAATGACACTGCGCGTATCGGGCCGTCTGAGCCCCCACCTTGGCGTAGTCAATCACGGCATGCGGGGCACCGAAGATTACAGCCGTTCGCGACAGATATATTCCAGCGTAAGTGCTAGCGGAAACGCGGTCTTCCTTATAGCAGAAGCGTCCCCCTATTCATTTCGATATTGGGCGGCACGACTCCGACAATGGCAGCACGATCAATTGAAAACCATCGTTCCTGAAGATGCTTTCCCTTTTGTCTTAGGCGTATGGCTCGGCGAGCGCAGCAACATCACGGCGGCAGAATACGATCAGTTCGTATGTGCCGGCACTGCCCATGTCTTGTCTGTGTCCGGGCTCCATGTTGCGATCATTACATTGAGCTTGGGATTGCTGCTGCAAGTTTTGCGCGTGCCGCGGCGCCCGCGCAATGTCGCGCTTATCATCGGGGTGCTCTTCTTCACCTTCATGGCGGGCGCACGGGTCTCCACCGCCCGAGCCGCCTTTATGATCTGTCTCTACTTATCTTCCGAACTCTTCAACCGCGAAACAGATGTGCTCTCCGTGCTCGGATTGACAGCCTGCCTTTTTCTCGGATGGAATCCTCAACTTCTCTTTGATACGGGTTTCTTGCTCAGTTTTGGTTCTGTAGCAAGCATTTTGCTTTTTTATTCAGGTCTATCCGATCGAATGCTTTTTATGCCGCGCCTCCTTCGCGAAACATTGGCGGTCACCCTTGCCGCGCAACTGATCACCTTCCCCATCGCCGCGTGGCATTTTGGCACCGTTCCCGTGCTGGGAATCGTCGCAAACTTTGTTGTCGTTCCCTTGCTAACCGGTGTTTTGTGGTTATGCCTGCTCTCTTCTCTGGTTGCCGCTTTCCTTCCCGGGCTCGGTCTTTTGTTTGGTCACGCTATACTTCCCTTGGTCATATTGATTAAAGGCGCTAATGCGTCTGTGTTGACGCTGCCCGCGGCCTATGTCACCCTTGCGCTGCCGTCGTTGATCGCCTTGTTCTTTTATGTAAGCGCCCTGATCGGCTTCTTTTTATGGCTTTATCATCCCGATTTTGGGCGCAAGACAAAACTGACTATCCTATCCCTTTTGATAGCCACGCTTCTCACATGGAATTTGACCTGGAAAGAACCTGTCGTAGACTTCATTGATGTGGGAACGGGAGATGCCATATTCCTGCGCACGCCGGGCAATTCCACCCTCCTCATAGATGGCGGCGACTCAAGCGCTTACGCGGATGCCGGCGAAAGAATCGTACTTCCCTTCCTCCGCGCCAACCGAATCCCATCGCTGGACTATGTCGTGGTCACCCATGCCGACCGCGATCATATAGGCGGCTTGTTTCAGGTCATCAAAAACTTCCCCGTAATATAA
- a CDS encoding aspartate dehydrogenase produces MANMRIGLIGCGNIASDICRAIHDRSISAEIVALCDINASQAEMLRDTYQLNALIGTIQDVVASVDLVVECAGPSVVSHVVEAAMVYHIDCLIMSVGGLLQDPSLLETARERGINLHVPSGAICGIDGIRNAMQAGLDEVTLTTRKPIKGLKGAPYLLCKGIELDGLTEAQVIFDGSAREAVKAFPNNVNVAATLSLAGLGADQTRVRVIADPSATANTHEIRAKGAFGELTVVISNLPSPRNPKSSYMASLSACAEVAAAAKVFATRVS; encoded by the coding sequence ATGGCCAATATGCGAATCGGCTTGATCGGATGCGGCAATATTGCTTCAGATATCTGCCGGGCAATTCATGACAGATCTATTTCTGCCGAGATTGTCGCCTTATGTGATATTAATGCTTCGCAAGCAGAAATGCTGCGAGATACATACCAGTTGAATGCATTGATCGGAACGATCCAAGATGTGGTCGCTTCGGTGGATCTTGTCGTCGAATGTGCCGGACCGTCTGTTGTCTCCCACGTGGTGGAAGCGGCCATGGTCTATCACATTGACTGCCTGATCATGAGTGTTGGCGGTCTTCTTCAAGATCCCTCCCTGCTTGAAACTGCCCGAGAACGGGGCATCAATCTGCATGTTCCGTCCGGCGCCATCTGCGGCATAGACGGTATACGTAACGCCATGCAGGCAGGACTTGATGAAGTTACCTTGACTACACGCAAACCGATTAAAGGGCTTAAGGGCGCGCCTTACCTATTGTGTAAAGGTATTGAACTTGACGGACTCACGGAAGCACAAGTCATTTTTGACGGCAGCGCCCGTGAAGCGGTGAAAGCTTTCCCCAACAACGTCAATGTTGCAGCAACGCTGAGCTTGGCAGGATTGGGCGCCGATCAAACCCGGGTGCGCGTGATTGCGGATCCGTCGGCGACAGCCAACACGCACGAAATCCGTGCAAAAGGAGCCTTTGGAGAATTGACCGTGGTGATATCAAACCTGCCTTCTCCGAGAAATCCAAAGTCAAGTTATATGGCTTCCCTTTCCGCTTGTGCGGAAGTGGCAGCGGCGGCAAAGGTCTTTGCAACACGCGTGAGTTAG
- the rplU gene encoding 50S ribosomal protein L21, with translation MYAVIQTGGKQYKVTENSRLRVEKLDFPVGERVELDSVRLLITENQDVVTEAASLQSARVIAEIEEHGKNKKIRVFKKKRRKGYERTQGHRQLYTQIRIHEIKA, from the coding sequence ATGTATGCAGTGATTCAGACCGGTGGCAAACAATACAAAGTCACCGAAAACAGTCGATTGCGAGTGGAAAAGCTGGATTTTCCTGTTGGTGAACGGGTCGAGTTGGATTCTGTCCGGCTGCTGATCACCGAAAACCAAGATGTGGTTACGGAAGCCGCTTCGCTGCAATCTGCCCGTGTTATTGCTGAAATTGAAGAGCACGGGAAAAACAAAAAAATTCGGGTGTTCAAAAAGAAAAGACGCAAAGGATACGAGCGTACGCAAGGCCATCGGCAGCTTTACACCCAAATCCGAATTCATGAAATCAAGGCTTAA
- the rpmA gene encoding 50S ribosomal protein L27 yields the protein MAHKKAGGSSRNGRDSNSQRLGVKRYGGQYVRAGNIIVRQRGTRLHAGENCGVGNDHTLFALIDGTVSFRFFKRGRKCVDILPVTTPSTES from the coding sequence ATGGCTCATAAGAAAGCAGGCGGCAGCTCAAGAAACGGCCGCGATAGTAATTCGCAACGATTGGGTGTGAAACGATATGGTGGACAGTATGTGCGCGCAGGCAATATTATTGTGCGTCAGCGCGGTACACGCCTTCACGCCGGAGAAAACTGCGGTGTAGGCAATGATCACACGCTCTTTGCATTGATTGACGGCACCGTTTCTTTTCGATTTTTTAAACGAGGGCGAAAATGTGTGGATATTCTGCCCGTAACTACACCGAGCACAGAATCCTGA
- the obgE gene encoding GTPase ObgE, producing MFVDRVRIRLTSGGGGNGCCSFRREAYVPRGGPNGGDGGDGGSIYLEAASNQSSLTGLRYHPNWTGNRGVHGMGKDRHGKNGADIIIPVPCGTIVQDYHSGELLADLTEDKQRFLAVQGGRGGRGNARFATPINRAPRFAEKGEPGTTREFLVELKLIAEVGLVGLPNAGKSTFLSVVSAAKPKIADYPFTTLSPNLGVAWLSESRMLTIADIPGIIEGAADGKGLGHDFLRHIERTRVLVFLIDLGDEDPLETLQILENELEQYSPEFEARPRQYVFNKADIPENKERFEALADRLPKNAWLLSGASGWGVPPLLEALWKDVERAREKEAEEAAREDALPPEREYVFEPPFRVTSEEGGFRVSGEKVVRAVSMTDFENPEALNHLQRRLEKMGVFKALKRMDAVPGQMVRIGDHELEYTE from the coding sequence ATGTTTGTCGATCGTGTTCGCATCAGATTAACCAGTGGCGGCGGCGGAAATGGCTGTTGCAGTTTTAGGCGGGAAGCCTATGTGCCCCGCGGCGGACCCAATGGCGGTGACGGCGGCGATGGCGGCTCCATTTATTTGGAAGCGGCCTCCAATCAAAGCAGTTTGACCGGTCTGCGATATCATCCCAATTGGACCGGCAATCGCGGCGTTCATGGCATGGGTAAAGATCGCCATGGAAAGAACGGCGCCGACATTATCATCCCTGTGCCTTGCGGTACCATTGTCCAAGACTACCATAGTGGTGAATTGCTGGCTGATCTGACCGAGGATAAACAGCGCTTTCTTGCCGTGCAAGGCGGCCGAGGCGGACGGGGTAATGCACGCTTCGCAACGCCCATCAACCGCGCGCCCCGTTTTGCAGAAAAAGGAGAGCCCGGCACAACACGCGAATTTTTGGTCGAATTAAAACTTATTGCGGAAGTTGGGCTTGTCGGTTTGCCCAACGCCGGCAAATCAACCTTTCTCTCCGTGGTCAGCGCGGCAAAGCCCAAAATAGCCGACTATCCCTTCACCACCCTCTCCCCCAATTTAGGCGTTGCATGGCTATCGGAAAGCCGTATGCTCACCATCGCCGATATCCCGGGTATTATCGAAGGCGCCGCAGATGGCAAAGGGCTGGGCCACGATTTTCTCCGCCATATAGAACGGACACGGGTCTTGGTGTTTTTGATTGATCTGGGAGACGAAGATCCCCTGGAGACTCTTCAAATCCTCGAAAACGAATTGGAACAGTACAGTCCAGAATTCGAAGCGCGGCCTCGTCAATACGTTTTCAATAAAGCCGATATCCCCGAGAACAAGGAACGCTTTGAAGCTCTCGCTGACCGTTTGCCTAAAAACGCATGGCTCCTGTCCGGCGCTTCGGGATGGGGTGTTCCGCCTTTGCTGGAAGCACTTTGGAAAGATGTAGAACGGGCACGAGAAAAAGAAGCTGAAGAAGCGGCTAGGGAAGATGCCCTGCCGCCCGAACGTGAATATGTATTTGAGCCGCCCTTCCGAGTTACTTCGGAAGAAGGCGGATTTCGCGTCTCCGGCGAAAAAGTGGTCAGAGCTGTGTCTATGACTGATTTTGAAAATCCCGAAGCGCTCAACCATCTCCAAAGACGACTCGAAAAAATGGGTGTATTCAAAGCCTTAAAACGGATGGATGCAGTGCCCGGTCAAATGGTACGTATCGGAGATCACGAATTAGAATACACAGAGTGA